From Pagrus major chromosome 9, Pma_NU_1.0, the proteins below share one genomic window:
- the LOC141002520 gene encoding collagen alpha-3(VI) chain-like — translation MRDFVQKAVEKLSVDDNKDRVSVVQYSRDPAVQFYLNTYTTKGDILDTVRGLRHKGGSPLNTGEALQYLKDNVFTTSAGSRRLEGVPQVLILLTGGRSYDRIDAPASALKQMGVLMFAVGTRGSDLRELQKLSHDSRNAISVPEFTDLNLVQEQLQSSLETVVIDVTPESPSEPVDTDKKDVVFLLDGSDGTRNGFPAMRDFVERVVEKLNEQLSTVMSTVRLRATPLTPTVTAERQPAGKDVVFLLDGSDGTRRGFPAMQDFVQKAVEKFSVDDNKDRVSVVQYSRDPAVQFYLNTYRTKGDILDTVRGLRHKGGSPLKTGEALQYLKDNVFTTSAGSRRLEGVPQVLILLTGGRSYDSVDAPASALKQMGVLMFAVGTRGSDLRELQKLSHDSRNAVSVPEFTDLALVQEQLQSSVEAVVIVTPETPTEPVDTGKKDVVFLLDGSDGTRNGFPAMRDFVERVVEKLNVGQNNDRVSVVQYSRDPAAQFYLNTYTTKGDVLDTVRGLRHKGGSPLNTGEALQYLRVDAPASALKQQGIFVIGIGTRNSDRNELRKISHEPSYVLSVSEFTDLPDVQEQLSTVMSTVQLRATPLTPTVTVERQPLGKDVVFLLDGSDGTRRGFPAMRDFVQKAVEKLSVDDNKDRVSVVQYSRDPAVQFYLNTYTTKANILDTVRGLRHKGGSPLNTGEALQYLRDNVFTASAGSRRLEGVPQILILLTGGRSYDRVDAPASALKQMGVLMFAVGTRGSDLRELQKISHDSRNAISVPEFTDLARVQEQLQSSVEAVVIDVTPETPTEPGM, via the exons ATGCGAGACTTTGTCCAAAAGGCAGTAGAGAAACTCAGTGTGGATGACAACAAAGACCGTGTCTCAGTGGTTCAGTACAGCAGAGATCCAGCTGTCCAGTTCTATCTGAACACGTACACAACAAAAGGCGATATCCTTGACACTGTCAGAGGTTTGAGGCACAAAGGCGGAAGCCCTCTCAACACTGGAGAAGCTCTCCAGTACTTGAAGGATAATGTCTTCACGACTTCTGCCGGGAGCAGGCGCCTGGAAGGCGTTCCACAAGTCCTAATATTGTTAACTGGTGGAAGGTCTTATGACAGAATCGACGCCCCAGCCTCAGCTCTGAAACAGATGGGTGTTTTGATGTTTGCAGTTGGAACCAGGGGCTCTGATTTGAGGGAACTGCAGAAGTTATCCCACGATTCCCGTAATGCTATATCTGTACCTGAATTCACTGACCTTAACCTTGTTCAAGAGCAACTCCAGTCCTCCTTGGAGACTGTGGTTATTGATGTCACTCCAGAATCACCAAGTGAACCTG TTGACACCGACAAAAAGGATGTTGTCTTCCTTCTGGATGGCTCTGATGGCACACGGAATGGCTTCCCTGCCATGCGTGATTTTGTCGAGAGAGTTGTTGAGAAACTCAAT GAACAGCTGTCCACTGTAATGAGCACAGTGCGATTGAGGGCCACACCCTTGACACCAACAGTAACCG CGGAGAGACAGCCAGCAGGAAAGGACGTTGTGTTCTTGTTGGATGGATCTGATGGTACTAGACGTGGCTTCCCAGCTATGCAAGACTTTGTCCAAAAGGCAGTAGAGAAATTCAGTGTGGATGACAACAAAGACCGTGTCTCAGTGGTTCAGTACAGCAGAGATCCAGCTGTCCAATTTTATCTGAACACATACAGAACAAAAGGCGATATCCTTGACACCGTCAGAGGTTTGAGGCACAAAGGCGGAAGCCCCCTCAAGACTGGAGAAGCTCTCCAGTACTTGAAGGATAATGTCTTCACGACTTCTGCCGGGAGCAGGCGCCTGGAAGGCGTTCCACAAGTCCTAATATTGTTAACTGGTGGAAGGTCTTATGACAGTGTTGATGCCCCAGCCTCGGCTCTGAAGCAGATGGGTGTCTTGATGTTTGCAGTTGGAACCAGGGGCTCTGATTTGAGGGAACTGCAGAAGTTATCCCACGATTCCCGTAATgctgtatctgtacctgaatTCACTGACCTTGCCCTTGTTCAAGAGCAACTCCAGTCCTCTGTGGAGGCTGTGGTTATTGTCACTCCAGAAACACCAACTGAACCTG TTGACACCGGCAAAAAGGATGTTGTCTTCCTTCTGGATGGCTCTGATGGCACACGAAATGGCTTCCCTGCCATGCGTGATTTTGTTGAGAGAGTTGTTGAGAAGCTCAATGTGGGACAAAACAACGACCGTGTCTCTGTGGTTCAATACAGCAGAGATCCGGCTGCCCAGTTTTATCTGAACACGTACACAACAAAAGGCGATGTCCTTGACACTGTCAGAGGTTTGAGGCACAAAGGCGGAAGCCCCCTCAATACTGGAGAAGCTCTCCAGTACTTGAG AGTTGATGCCCCAGCCTCTGCTCTGAAACAGCAGGGAATCTTTGTGATTGGCATTGGAACAAGGAACTCTGACAGAAATGAGCTGCGGAAGATATCACATGAGCCTAGTTATGTTCTTTCGGTGTCTGAGTTCACTGACCTGCCCGATGTCCAGGAACAGCTGTCCACTGTAATGAGCACAGTGCAATTGAGGGCCACACCCTTGACACCAACAGTAACTG TGGAGAGACAGCCACTCGGAAAggatgttgttttcttgttggaTGGATCTGATGGTACTAGACGTGGATTCCCAGCTATGCGAGACTTTGTCCAAAAGGCAGTAGAGAAACTCAGTGTGGATGACAACAAAGACCGTGTCTCAGTGGTTCAGTACAGCAGAGATCCGGCTGTCCAGTTTTATCTGAACACGTACACAACAAAAGCCAATATCCTTGACACTGTCAGAGGTTTGAGGCACAAAGGCGGTAGCCCTCTCAACACTGGAGAAGCTCTCCAGTACTTGAGGGATAACGTCTTCACGGCCTCTGCTGGAAGCAGGCGCCTGGAAGGCGTTCCACAAATCCTAATATTGTTAACTGGCGGAAGGTCTTATGACAGAGTTGATGCCCCAGCCTCGGCTCTGAAACAGATGGGTGTCTTGATGTTTGCAGTTGGAACCAGGGGCTCTGATTTGAGAGAACTGCAGAAAATATCCCACGATTCCCGTAATGCTATATCTGTACCTGAATTCACTGACCTTGCCCGTGTTCAAGAGCAACTCCAGTCCTCCGTGGAGGCTGTAGTTATTGATGTCACCCCAGAAACACCAACTGAACCTGGTATGTAA